Proteins encoded within one genomic window of Aurantiacibacter spongiae:
- the pal gene encoding peptidoglycan-associated lipoprotein Pal, with protein MKRICIVLTLSTALALGACKKEPPETTPLPPQDTQTATPTPTPTQSMMNQPGSQGHFSQAMAGADTIYFDTDRYNIDNEDAAALRRQAEYLIQYPTARATVEGHADERGTRDYNLALGERRANAAKNYLVSLGVPEARLRTVSYGEERPVATGSTEAAWARNRRAVTVMIQQ; from the coding sequence ATGAAGCGTATCTGCATCGTCCTTACCCTATCAACCGCCCTGGCGCTGGGCGCCTGCAAGAAGGAGCCGCCGGAAACCACGCCGCTGCCCCCGCAGGACACCCAGACCGCGACGCCCACGCCGACGCCGACGCAGAGCATGATGAACCAGCCCGGTTCGCAGGGCCACTTCTCGCAGGCGATGGCGGGTGCGGACACGATCTATTTCGATACCGACCGCTACAATATCGACAACGAGGACGCGGCGGCCCTGCGTCGTCAGGCCGAGTATCTGATCCAGTATCCGACCGCCCGGGCCACCGTGGAAGGCCATGCGGACGAACGCGGCACGCGCGACTACAACCTCGCTCTGGGTGAGCGGCGAGCCAATGCGGCGAAGAACTACCTGGTGAGCCTGGGCGTGCCCGAGGCGCGCCTGCGGACTGTCAGCTATGGCGAGGAACGGCCCGTCGCCACAGGTTCGACCGAAGCAGCCTGGGCGCGCAATCGCCGCGCCGTGACGGTGATGATCCAGCAGTAA
- a CDS encoding J domain-containing protein: MAGSRRSNDWGFPRWRGYDEGREAATVRLCDRHGCEEKGDCPAPKSPNSPDRWYFCQKHAAEYNRGWDYFEGLDKEEAASRAKSEQAENAGYAEAQHYGWGGSGDGSRSADEMRALEVLELEADADFAEVKREWRARAKRVHPDVKPGDTEAAEEFQKLQLAYEILKSAEERREWKG, from the coding sequence ATGGCTGGTTCGCGTCGCTCGAACGACTGGGGCTTTCCCCGCTGGCGCGGCTACGACGAAGGCCGCGAGGCGGCGACCGTGCGCCTGTGCGACCGGCACGGTTGCGAGGAAAAGGGCGACTGTCCGGCACCGAAATCCCCCAACAGCCCCGACCGGTGGTATTTCTGCCAGAAGCATGCCGCCGAATACAATCGCGGCTGGGACTATTTCGAAGGCCTCGACAAGGAGGAAGCCGCCTCCCGCGCGAAAAGCGAACAGGCGGAGAATGCCGGCTACGCCGAGGCGCAGCATTATGGCTGGGGCGGCAGCGGCGACGGGTCGCGCAGCGCTGACGAGATGCGCGCGCTCGAGGTGCTCGAGCTGGAGGCCGATGCCGATTTCGCCGAGGTGAAGCGTGAATGGCGCGCGCGGGCGAAAAGGGTTCATCCCGACGTGAAGCCGGGCGATACCGAGGCGGCGGAGGAGTTCCAGAAGCTCCAGCTCGCCTACGAGATCCTCAAGTCCGCCGAGGAACGGCGCGAGTGGAAGGGGTGA
- the tolB gene encoding Tol-Pal system beta propeller repeat protein TolB codes for MRTALLASILLSFTAMPVAAQTASQSDLNPSAEAQPTGVDTAFEDDQGPLTGTVTDDSAWQDLGIAIPAFATNRDVPTPANAQGTRALGTELARVVFNDLRNNGLFRPVGPDALPRPSYDQITAPAWNTWQGRSAEMLVHGYVRPSDDGRLTVGCYVYDVALQSELVREGWVVRPAEWRRAAHKCADLVYSRLSGEDPFFDSRIAYIAETGPKDNRVKRLAIMDSDGANHRFITNGQSTALTPRYSPDYSKIAYLSYVDGNPRIYVYDIGTGQQTLVTQSANPTFAPRWSPDGRHILYSMAIGGNTDIYRVSSAGGGQPERLTNSPAIEVGGSYSPDGRRIVFESDQSGSQQCYVMNADGSNQRRISFSGGRCATPEWSPRGDQIAFTRIAGDFHIAVMNPDGGNMRVLTNAWHDEAPTWAPNGRIIQFFRTERGSGDTSIWQVDLTGENERRLQTPVGASDPAWGPVLP; via the coding sequence ATGCGTACCGCCCTTCTTGCCAGCATCCTGCTGAGCTTCACGGCGATGCCGGTGGCCGCGCAGACCGCTTCGCAGAGCGACCTCAATCCGTCCGCGGAGGCTCAGCCGACAGGCGTCGACACCGCGTTCGAGGACGATCAGGGGCCGCTGACCGGCACCGTTACCGACGATTCCGCCTGGCAGGATCTGGGCATCGCCATTCCCGCCTTCGCCACCAATCGCGACGTGCCCACCCCCGCCAACGCCCAGGGCACACGCGCATTGGGGACCGAACTGGCGCGGGTGGTGTTCAACGATCTTCGCAATAACGGCCTGTTCCGCCCGGTCGGTCCCGATGCGCTGCCGCGCCCGAGCTACGACCAGATCACCGCCCCGGCCTGGAACACCTGGCAGGGCCGGTCGGCGGAAATGCTCGTGCACGGTTATGTCCGCCCCTCCGACGACGGGCGGCTGACGGTGGGCTGCTATGTCTACGACGTCGCGCTGCAAAGCGAACTCGTGCGGGAGGGATGGGTAGTACGCCCTGCCGAATGGCGGCGCGCCGCACACAAATGCGCCGATCTGGTCTATTCCCGCCTCTCGGGCGAAGACCCGTTCTTCGACAGCCGCATCGCCTATATCGCCGAAACCGGTCCCAAGGATAACCGGGTGAAGCGGCTCGCCATCATGGACAGCGACGGGGCCAACCATCGCTTCATAACCAATGGCCAGTCGACCGCGCTCACCCCGCGCTATTCGCCCGACTATTCCAAGATCGCCTATCTGTCCTACGTCGATGGCAACCCGCGCATCTACGTCTACGACATCGGCACCGGGCAGCAGACGCTGGTGACGCAGAGCGCCAACCCGACCTTCGCCCCGCGCTGGAGCCCGGACGGACGTCACATCCTCTATTCGATGGCGATCGGCGGCAATACCGACATCTACCGCGTGTCCTCCGCGGGCGGGGGGCAGCCCGAACGCCTGACCAACAGCCCCGCGATCGAGGTCGGGGGATCCTATTCGCCCGACGGTCGGCGGATCGTTTTCGAAAGCGACCAGTCTGGCTCCCAGCAGTGCTACGTGATGAATGCAGACGGTTCGAACCAGCGGCGCATCAGCTTTTCGGGCGGACGCTGCGCAACGCCCGAATGGAGCCCGCGCGGCGATCAGATCGCCTTCACCCGCATCGCCGGGGACTTCCATATCGCGGTGATGAACCCCGACGGGGGCAACATGCGGGTGCTGACCAACGCCTGGCACGACGAAGCGCCGACCTGGGCGCCCAACGGCCGGATCATCCAGTTCTTCCGCACCGAGCGCGGATCGGGGGACACCTCCATCTGGCAGGTCGATCTGACCGGCGAGAACGAACGCCGCCTGCAGACCCCGGTCGGCGCGTCGGACCCGGCGTGGGGACCGGTTCTGCCGTAA
- a CDS encoding MFS transporter, giving the protein MELSGATGAARFIRVNARWLAGGFLLTAFSSFGQTFFIGLSGADIRRVFDLSAGEFGGLYMIATLGSAATLPFLGRTLDIMPGWKVARFCLPALALACLALPLAPGIVWLGAALYLLRLFGQGMMTEIAYTEIGRWFAASRGRAMALTAMGLQAGNALMPLGFVALASAGGWHWPWFGAAALTLALGWPVIVKLIGVERQPSAAEAQGATGLVARDWTRGQVLRDPVLYMLLAGTLAPPFIGTIVFFHLGYLIELRGYDPLAFAFAFPVMAGTTVLFSLACGVLVDRFTALRLLPFYLLPLAVASLAVGLIEPVWGIYLFMMLLGVSNGFTQTIVGALWPEVYGLANLGGIRAIVVAAMVLSTAVGPGLTGLLIDRGVPLPEQMLGMAAWCLAASASLALASRAVMRREGYRAAT; this is encoded by the coding sequence GTGGAGCTGAGCGGCGCGACCGGCGCCGCCCGCTTCATCCGCGTCAATGCCCGGTGGCTGGCCGGCGGCTTTCTGCTGACCGCGTTCAGTTCGTTCGGGCAGACCTTCTTCATCGGCCTTTCGGGCGCCGACATCCGGCGCGTTTTCGACCTGTCGGCCGGCGAGTTCGGCGGCCTCTACATGATCGCCACCCTGGGCAGCGCGGCGACGCTCCCCTTCCTCGGCCGCACGCTCGACATCATGCCGGGATGGAAGGTTGCGCGCTTCTGCCTGCCGGCGCTCGCGCTCGCCTGTCTCGCGCTGCCGCTCGCCCCCGGCATCGTCTGGCTCGGCGCCGCGCTCTACCTGCTGCGCCTGTTCGGGCAGGGGATGATGACCGAGATCGCCTATACCGAGATCGGTCGCTGGTTCGCGGCCAGCCGGGGGCGGGCCATGGCGCTCACGGCGATGGGGTTGCAGGCGGGCAACGCGCTTATGCCGCTGGGCTTCGTCGCATTGGCGTCGGCGGGGGGCTGGCACTGGCCGTGGTTCGGCGCGGCAGCGCTGACCCTCGCACTGGGCTGGCCTGTCATCGTGAAGCTGATCGGGGTCGAGCGGCAGCCGAGCGCGGCGGAGGCGCAAGGGGCCACCGGCCTCGTCGCGCGCGACTGGACGCGGGGGCAGGTGCTGCGCGACCCGGTGCTCTACATGCTGCTGGCGGGCACGCTCGCACCGCCCTTCATCGGGACCATCGTGTTCTTCCACCTGGGCTATCTGATCGAGCTGCGCGGCTACGATCCGCTGGCCTTTGCCTTCGCCTTCCCGGTGATGGCCGGAACGACGGTGCTGTTCAGCCTGGCCTGCGGCGTGCTGGTGGACAGGTTCACCGCACTGCGCCTGCTGCCCTTCTACCTGCTGCCGCTGGCGGTCGCCTCGCTGGCGGTCGGCCTGATCGAGCCGGTCTGGGGCATCTACCTGTTCATGATGCTGCTGGGCGTCAGCAACGGCTTTACCCAGACCATCGTGGGTGCGCTGTGGCCCGAGGTCTACGGCCTTGCCAATCTCGGCGGCATCCGTGCCATAGTGGTGGCGGCGATGGTCCTGTCGACCGCCGTCGGACCGGGATTGACGGGGCTGCTGATCGACCGCGGCGTGCCGCTGCCCGAGCAGATGCTGGGAATGGCCGCCTGGTGTCTCGCCGCGTCCGCCAGCCTGGCGCTGGCCAGCCGCGCGGTCATGCGGCGCGAGGGGTACCGGGCGGCGACGTGA
- a CDS encoding cystathionine gamma-synthase family protein — MTDAVDSTDQPTPRRKPKPQVEKIGGSKLKPSTLMMGHGYDPALSEGSLKPPIFLTSTFAFDNAAAGKRHFEGITGLREGGAEGLVYSRFNGPNQEILEDRLAVWDGAEDALSFSSGMTAICILMLAYCSQNDVIVHSGPLYAASEGFVAKVLAKFGVTYIAFPAGADRETFDGVLEKAKAQAGENGGKVAMIYLESPGNPTNALVDIEMVREARDAALDPSCPIAIDNTFLGPLWQRPLEHGADIVAYSLTKYVGGHSDLVAGSVAGAKRWMDPVRALRNTMGGITDPNTAWMLLRSLETVELRMQRAGENAEKVCAFLRDHPKVEGLGYLGFLSDARQKDIYDRHCLGAGSTFSVFIKGGEEECFRFLDALKVAKLAVSLGGTETLASHPASMTHLSVAQGRRAELGISDNLVRISIGIEDAGDLIADFDQALEQV, encoded by the coding sequence ATGACCGACGCCGTTGATTCCACCGACCAGCCGACCCCGCGCCGCAAGCCCAAGCCGCAGGTCGAGAAGATCGGCGGATCGAAACTGAAGCCCAGCACGCTGATGATGGGTCACGGCTACGATCCGGCCCTGTCCGAAGGCTCGCTCAAGCCGCCCATCTTCCTGACCAGCACCTTCGCCTTCGATAACGCGGCCGCCGGCAAGCGGCACTTCGAAGGCATCACGGGCCTGCGCGAAGGCGGGGCGGAAGGCCTCGTCTATTCGCGCTTCAACGGCCCTAACCAGGAAATCCTGGAGGACCGCCTCGCCGTCTGGGACGGGGCGGAGGACGCGCTCAGCTTTTCGAGCGGAATGACCGCGATCTGCATTCTCATGCTGGCCTATTGCAGCCAGAACGACGTCATCGTCCATTCCGGCCCGCTCTACGCCGCGTCCGAAGGCTTCGTGGCTAAGGTACTGGCGAAGTTCGGTGTCACCTACATCGCCTTCCCCGCGGGCGCGGATCGCGAGACGTTCGACGGCGTGCTGGAAAAGGCGAAGGCGCAGGCCGGGGAAAACGGCGGCAAGGTCGCGATGATCTACCTCGAAAGCCCGGGCAATCCCACCAACGCGCTGGTCGACATCGAGATGGTGCGCGAAGCCCGCGACGCGGCGCTCGACCCGTCCTGCCCGATCGCCATCGACAACACCTTCCTCGGGCCGCTGTGGCAACGCCCGCTGGAACACGGCGCGGATATCGTCGCCTATTCGCTGACGAAATATGTCGGCGGGCATTCCGATCTCGTCGCCGGCTCCGTCGCCGGGGCGAAGCGATGGATGGACCCGGTGCGCGCGCTCAGGAACACGATGGGCGGCATCACCGATCCCAACACCGCCTGGATGCTGCTGCGATCGCTCGAGACGGTGGAACTGCGGATGCAGCGCGCGGGCGAGAACGCGGAGAAGGTCTGCGCCTTCCTGCGCGATCATCCCAAGGTGGAGGGGCTGGGCTATCTCGGCTTCCTGTCCGACGCGCGGCAGAAGGACATATACGACAGGCATTGCCTGGGCGCCGGCTCCACCTTCTCCGTCTTCATCAAGGGCGGAGAGGAGGAATGCTTCCGCTTCCTCGACGCGCTCAAGGTCGCCAAGCTGGCAGTCAGTCTCGGCGGGACGGAAACGCTCGCCAGCCACCCGGCCAGCATGACGCACCTGTCCGTGGCCCAGGGGCGCAGGGCGGAACTCGGCATCTCCGACAACCTCGTTCGCATTTCCATCGGGATCGAGGATGCAGGCGACCTCATCGCCGATTTCGATCAGGCGCTGGAACAGGTGTAA
- a CDS encoding histidine triad nucleotide-binding protein, with protein sequence MPIDPTKPYDPDNIFAKILRGEIPCDKVYEDEWAFAFNDINPQAETHILVVPKGDYVSWDDFSETASAEEIAGFVRAVGIVARERGLVAPGYRLLANIGAHGGQEVPHLHVHLFGGEPLGPMIARR encoded by the coding sequence ATGCCGATCGACCCGACCAAGCCCTACGATCCCGACAACATCTTCGCGAAGATCCTGCGCGGGGAAATCCCGTGCGACAAGGTCTACGAGGACGAATGGGCCTTCGCCTTCAACGATATCAACCCGCAGGCCGAAACGCATATCCTCGTCGTGCCGAAGGGCGACTATGTCAGCTGGGACGACTTTTCCGAAACGGCGTCCGCCGAGGAAATCGCCGGTTTCGTGCGGGCTGTCGGGATCGTCGCGCGGGAACGCGGACTGGTGGCGCCGGGGTATCGCCTGCTTGCTAATATCGGCGCGCATGGCGGGCAGGAAGTGCCCCATCTGCACGTCCATCTGTTCGGCGGCGAACCGCTCGGCCCGATGATCGCGCGCCGCTGA
- a CDS encoding YbgC/FadM family acyl-CoA thioesterase translates to MDQQLQPPSGLIDGSRHYYPVRVFFEDTDLSGIAYHANYLKWCERARSDILRLLGIDQRAAHAAGEGYYAVAEANLKYRRPALFEDVLTVVTQATDIRAASARMHQQVRRGEEVLADVHILAAFVSADGRPQRQPAAWREAFATFAAKDPE, encoded by the coding sequence ATGGACCAGCAACTGCAACCGCCCTCCGGCCTTATCGACGGGTCGCGCCATTATTACCCGGTGCGCGTTTTCTTCGAGGATACGGACCTGTCCGGCATCGCCTATCATGCCAATTACCTGAAATGGTGCGAACGCGCGCGCAGCGACATCCTGCGCCTGCTCGGGATAGACCAGCGCGCGGCCCATGCCGCGGGAGAAGGCTATTACGCCGTGGCCGAGGCCAACCTCAAATATCGCCGGCCGGCCCTGTTCGAGGACGTGCTGACCGTGGTGACGCAGGCGACCGACATCCGCGCCGCCAGCGCCCGGATGCACCAGCAGGTCCGCCGGGGGGAAGAGGTGCTGGCCGACGTCCACATCCTCGCCGCCTTCGTTTCCGCCGATGGCCGGCCGCAACGCCAGCCTGCCGCCTGGCGTGAAGCCTTCGCCACCTTTGCCGCGAAAGACCCCGAATGA
- the pdeM gene encoding ligase-associated DNA damage response endonuclease PdeM, which translates to MVPVSFAFPFCGEEFRLTKSRALFWPRENALLVADLHLEKASFFARHNQFLPPYDTRETLERVAETIRETGARRVYTLGDNFHDSQGSQTLGEHESGMLAALTRAVDWVWLTGNHDPAMEARSGGTIVDELEIAGMVLRHRAMRGETRPELSGHYHPRVQVKIHHRRINRPCAVVAHSGNATCGRMILPAFGALTGGMDAGDPAILKALQPAAAIDAVVPAGRKLARFPLWRERG; encoded by the coding sequence ATGGTTCCCGTTTCGTTCGCCTTCCCTTTCTGCGGAGAGGAGTTTCGCCTGACGAAGTCGCGCGCGCTGTTCTGGCCGCGCGAGAACGCGTTGCTGGTTGCCGACCTGCACCTGGAAAAGGCCAGCTTCTTCGCTCGCCACAACCAGTTCCTGCCGCCGTACGACACGCGCGAGACGCTGGAACGGGTGGCGGAAACGATCCGCGAGACGGGCGCGCGGCGGGTCTATACGCTGGGCGACAACTTCCACGATTCGCAGGGGTCGCAGACGCTTGGCGAGCATGAAAGCGGAATGCTCGCCGCGCTCACCCGCGCGGTCGACTGGGTATGGCTGACGGGCAATCACGACCCCGCGATGGAAGCGAGGAGCGGCGGCACCATTGTCGACGAATTGGAAATCGCCGGCATGGTGCTGCGTCACCGGGCGATGCGCGGCGAGACCCGCCCCGAGCTTTCGGGCCATTATCACCCGCGCGTGCAGGTGAAGATCCACCATCGCCGGATCAACCGCCCCTGCGCCGTCGTCGCGCATAGTGGCAACGCGACGTGCGGACGCATGATCCTGCCGGCCTTCGGCGCGCTGACCGGCGGGATGGACGCCGGCGATCCTGCGATCCTGAAAGCGCTTCAGCCGGCAGCGGCGATCGACGCCGTCGTGCCCGCCGGCAGGAAGCTGGCGCGCTTTCCGCTGTGGCGCGAGCGGGGGTGA
- a CDS encoding energy transducer TonB, which yields MASLSDLSTEERVGVGIAAVGHVALAAALAWHATREPPVIEPTERIDVSLANDISLESTAPDPSADPVGAFAPELGDVPQQAVDAPLETVQAPVEPAVTSPPPPPAPRRATPDRPRPQPTPQPRASQRQERPTPAPSPARSSRPTPAPSPARSQSARAPRIGSDFLEGASNADGNRGSPAATFGAAESAALNSAVTRQLRPRWSAPSGVDVELLVTVVAWELNPDGSLKGQPRVVSQSGINASNRAQADLHAERAVRAVQLAAPFNLPEQFYSRWRRLQWTFDRRL from the coding sequence ATGGCCAGCCTGTCCGATCTTTCCACCGAAGAACGCGTCGGCGTCGGCATTGCCGCGGTCGGGCATGTCGCGCTGGCGGCGGCGCTGGCCTGGCACGCGACGCGCGAACCGCCGGTGATCGAGCCGACGGAGCGCATCGACGTCAGCCTCGCCAACGACATCAGCCTCGAATCCACCGCGCCCGACCCTTCCGCCGATCCGGTGGGGGCCTTCGCTCCCGAACTGGGCGACGTGCCGCAGCAGGCGGTGGACGCGCCGCTGGAAACGGTGCAGGCGCCGGTGGAGCCGGCGGTGACATCGCCGCCTCCGCCACCCGCGCCCCGCCGTGCGACGCCCGATCGTCCACGTCCGCAACCAACGCCGCAGCCGCGCGCCAGCCAGCGGCAGGAACGGCCAACGCCCGCCCCGTCCCCGGCAAGGAGCAGCCGCCCGACCCCGGCACCGTCTCCCGCCCGCAGCCAGTCGGCGCGCGCGCCGCGCATCGGCAGCGACTTCCTGGAAGGCGCCAGCAACGCCGATGGCAATCGCGGCTCGCCGGCCGCCACGTTCGGCGCGGCGGAAAGCGCGGCGCTCAATTCCGCCGTCACGCGCCAGCTACGCCCGCGCTGGAGCGCTCCGAGCGGAGTCGACGTCGAACTGCTGGTGACGGTCGTGGCGTGGGAGCTCAATCCCGATGGCAGCCTGAAGGGGCAGCCGCGCGTGGTCAGCCAGTCGGGAATCAATGCATCCAACCGGGCGCAGGCCGACCTCCACGCCGAACGCGCCGTGCGCGCGGTGCAGCTTGCCGCGCCGTTCAATCTGCCCGAACAGTTCTACAGCCGCTGGCGGCGGTTGCAGTGGACGTTCGACAGGAGGTTATGA
- the infC gene encoding translation initiation factor IF-3: MAPPVKSGPRYDNMIQADKVRVIDDEGENLGVMYTREAIEQAADAGLNLVEVSPNANPPVCKFLDVGKYRYEAQKKANAARKTQKTQDIKEIKMRPNIDDHDYDVKMRNVNKFIDNGDKVKVTLRFRGREMAHQHLGMDLLKRVQSDVEEIAKVEAYPRLEGRQMLMVLAPK; the protein is encoded by the coding sequence ATGGCACCGCCGGTCAAATCCGGCCCCCGATACGACAATATGATCCAGGCCGACAAAGTCCGCGTCATCGATGACGAGGGCGAGAATCTCGGCGTGATGTACACCCGCGAAGCGATCGAACAGGCCGCCGACGCCGGCCTCAATCTGGTCGAGGTGTCGCCCAACGCGAACCCGCCGGTGTGCAAGTTCCTCGATGTCGGCAAGTACCGCTACGAAGCCCAGAAGAAGGCGAATGCGGCGCGCAAGACGCAGAAGACGCAGGATATCAAGGAAATCAAGATGCGTCCGAACATCGACGATCACGATTACGATGTGAAGATGCGCAACGTGAACAAGTTCATCGACAACGGCGACAAGGTCAAGGTCACGCTGCGCTTCCGCGGGCGCGAGATGGCGCACCAGCATCTCGGCATGGACTTGTTGAAGCGCGTCCAGTCCGACGTGGAGGAAATCGCCAAGGTCGAGGCCTATCCACGGCTCGAAGGGCGCCAGATGCTGATGGTCCTCGCACCCAAGTAG
- a CDS encoding phosphoribosyl-ATP diphosphatase, translating to MDTLVRLERTIAERRSASPQESYVAKLHDRGLPVIARKLGEEGVEAVVAGLSGDRAELTAEAADLLFHLLVLLGARDVPLADVLAELDRRQGVSGLAEKAARKED from the coding sequence ATGGATACGCTAGTCCGCCTCGAACGCACGATCGCCGAACGGCGCAGCGCCTCGCCGCAGGAAAGCTACGTCGCGAAACTGCACGACCGCGGCCTGCCGGTGATCGCCCGCAAGCTGGGGGAGGAAGGCGTGGAAGCGGTGGTCGCCGGCCTGTCGGGCGACCGCGCCGAGCTGACGGCGGAAGCGGCGGACCTGCTGTTTCACCTGCTGGTGCTGCTCGGCGCGCGGGACGTGCCGCTCGCCGATGTGCTTGCCGAGCTCGACCGGCGGCAGGGCGTGTCCGGGCTGGCCGAGAAAGCCGCGCGCAAGGAGGATTGA
- the hemF gene encoding oxygen-dependent coproporphyrinogen oxidase: protein MDWTTQTATAREWFETLRDRICAEFEAIEREAGSGAAFDYIAWDRETDDGSDGGGGVRGAMKGKVFEKVGVNVSTVTGAFAPQFAATINGASEDAPEFTATGISLVAHMANPHVPAVHMNTRFLTTQTAWFGGGADLNPPIPYREDTDRFHARLRAACSGHNPQYYERFSKWADDYFYIPHRDEHRGVGGIFYDHLECRDEAEFERHFAFTRDVGEAFLDAFPAIVRQRMEQDWTPADKARQLEWRGRYVEFNLVYDRGTLFGLKTGGNIDAILMSLPPEVTWS from the coding sequence ATGGACTGGACGACCCAAACCGCTACCGCCCGCGAATGGTTCGAGACCCTGAGGGACCGTATCTGCGCCGAGTTCGAGGCGATCGAGCGCGAGGCGGGGTCCGGGGCGGCGTTCGACTACATCGCATGGGACCGGGAAACCGACGACGGCTCGGACGGCGGCGGCGGCGTGCGCGGGGCGATGAAGGGCAAGGTGTTCGAGAAGGTCGGGGTCAACGTTTCCACCGTCACCGGCGCCTTCGCCCCGCAATTCGCCGCGACGATCAACGGCGCGAGCGAGGACGCCCCCGAATTCACCGCCACCGGCATCAGCCTGGTCGCCCACATGGCCAATCCGCACGTTCCCGCCGTCCACATGAACACCCGCTTCCTGACGACGCAGACGGCCTGGTTCGGCGGCGGGGCGGATCTCAATCCGCCGATCCCCTACCGCGAGGATACCGACCGTTTCCACGCCCGGCTCCGCGCCGCGTGCAGCGGCCACAACCCGCAATATTACGAACGGTTCTCTAAATGGGCGGATGACTATTTCTACATTCCCCACCGGGACGAGCACAGGGGTGTCGGCGGCATCTTCTACGATCACTTGGAATGCCGCGACGAGGCCGAGTTCGAACGCCATTTCGCCTTCACCCGCGACGTGGGAGAGGCCTTTCTCGACGCCTTCCCGGCCATCGTTCGTCAGCGCATGGAGCAGGACTGGACGCCCGCCGACAAGGCCCGCCAGCTCGAATGGCGCGGTCGCTACGTCGAGTTCAACCTCGTCTACGACCGCGGCACGCTGTTCGGGCTCAAGACCGGCGGCAATATCGATGCCATCCTGATGAGCCTTCCGCCAGAGGTAACGTGGAGCTGA
- a CDS encoding ExbD/TolR family protein yields the protein MAMGVMKGRRRSRSGRRAPMAEINVTPFVDVMLVLLIIFMVTAPLLASGVPVDLPESRANPLDQTPDQITVAIDERGFVYIDDALVERGALPEALDALNMADVADKPLVNLRADRSIDWGRAMAVMGELNRAGFTSISLVTTGSAEEP from the coding sequence ATGGCGATGGGTGTCATGAAAGGCCGCCGGCGCTCCCGCTCCGGCCGGCGCGCGCCGATGGCGGAGATCAACGTCACCCCGTTCGTCGACGTGATGCTCGTCCTGCTCATCATCTTCATGGTGACCGCGCCCCTGCTGGCGAGCGGCGTGCCCGTCGATCTGCCGGAAAGCCGCGCCAACCCGCTCGACCAGACGCCCGACCAGATCACCGTCGCCATAGACGAGCGCGGCTTCGTCTATATCGACGATGCGCTGGTCGAACGTGGCGCTCTGCCCGAAGCGCTCGACGCGCTCAATATGGCCGACGTCGCCGACAAGCCGCTTGTCAACCTGCGCGCCGATCGCTCGATCGACTGGGGCCGGGCAATGGCCGTGATGGGGGAACTGAACCGCGCGGGCTTCACCTCCATCTCGCTGGTCACTACCGGTTCAGCCGAAGAACCATAG
- the tolQ gene encoding protein TolQ, which translates to MTLTAFLAAAASPVAAAPTRLDPIQLFLDADIVVQIVIIGLLLASIWTWAIIIGFTLRMGRTRRHARKFEDDFWSNSDVDSVMDSRRTKENPSARVAAAGISEYRRSHKKGLRDREAARARVAQAMEGQVAVESDTLADRLNFLATTGSVAPFVGLFGTVWGIMNSFFQIGLQQNSSLAVVAPGIAEALFATAVGLFAAIPAVIAYNRLSNTVNGFEARLTRFADRVHSQISREMEGA; encoded by the coding sequence ATGACGCTTACCGCCTTTCTCGCCGCCGCCGCATCGCCGGTTGCCGCCGCCCCCACGCGGCTCGACCCGATCCAGCTCTTCCTCGATGCCGATATCGTCGTGCAGATCGTCATCATCGGGCTGCTGCTCGCGTCCATCTGGACCTGGGCGATCATCATCGGCTTTACCCTGCGGATGGGGCGCACCCGCCGCCATGCGAGGAAGTTCGAAGACGACTTCTGGTCCAATTCCGATGTCGATTCAGTGATGGACAGCAGGCGCACCAAGGAAAATCCGTCTGCCCGCGTCGCCGCCGCCGGCATTTCCGAATATCGCCGCAGTCACAAGAAGGGGCTGCGCGACAGGGAGGCGGCGCGCGCCCGCGTCGCGCAGGCAATGGAGGGGCAGGTGGCCGTGGAATCGGACACGCTGGCCGACCGGCTCAATTTTCTCGCGACCACCGGCTCGGTCGCGCCATTCGTGGGCCTGTTCGGCACGGTCTGGGGCATCATGAACAGCTTTTTCCAGATCGGGCTGCAGCAGAACTCCTCCCTCGCCGTGGTGGCGCCCGGCATTGCCGAAGCGCTGTTCGCCACGGCCGTCGGCCTGTTCGCCGCCATTCCCGCGGTCATCGCCTACAACCGCCTGTCCAACACCGTGAACGGGTTCGAGGCGCGACTGACCCGCTTCGCCGACCGTGTTCACTCGCAGATCAGCCGCGAGATGGAGGGCGCCTGA